A stretch of DNA from Desulfocurvus vexinensis DSM 17965:
GACGAGGCCGGGGCTCCCGCCGGGGTCAAAGTCACCCGGCGGCTGTAGGGGGGCGGGGTGTATCCCGAGGCCGACCTGCTGCCCATATCGGCCTTGCAGCATCTGGCCTTCTGCCCGCGCCAGTGCGCGCTCATCCACCTGGAGCAGGCCTGGGACGAGAACCTGTACACGGTGCGCGGGCGGCTGCTGCACGAGCGGGTGGATACGCCGGGCATGGAGCGGCGCAGGGGCGTGCCCACGGAGTTCGGGCTGCCCCTGCGCTCCCTGGCCCTGGGGCTGGCGGGCCGGGCCGATGCCGTGGAGTTCACCGCCGCTGGGCCCTGCCCCGTGGAGTACAAGCTCGGGCGCCCCAAGAAGCACGACGCCGACCGCGTGCAGCTCTGCGCCCAGGCCTTGTGCATCGAGGAGATGACCGGGCGGCCCGTGCCCGTGGGCGCGCTGTTCTATGCCACCACGCGCCGCCGCGAGGAGGTGGCCCTGGACGAGGCCCTGCGCGGGCGGGTGCGCGAGCTGGCCCTCGCGCTGCACGCGCTGCTGGACGCCGGGATCACGCCCTTGCCGGAGTTCGGCCCGCGCTGCCGCCTGTGCTCCATGGACAACCTGTGCCGCGCCCGGACCCTGGGCCGGGGGCCGCGCAGCGTGGCGCGCTATCTGGCCCTGGCCCGGCGCGACGAGCCGCCCGGAGACGAGCAGGCCGGGGGCGAGTCGCCCGGGCCGCCGTCGCCGGACCCGGCCCGGCGGACCGGGCCAGGGCATAAGACGCAGGAGGGCTGATGCGCAGGCTGCTGAACACACTGTACGTCACCGCCCAGGGGGCCTACCTGACCAAGGACGGCGAGGCCGTGGCCGTGCGCGTGGAGCACGAGACGCGCCTGCGCGTGCCGCTGCACGGCCTGGGGGGCGTGGTTTGCTTCGGGCAGGTCAGCGCCAGCCCGGCGCTTTTGGGCGCCTGCGCCGAGGCGGACGTGGGCGTGAGCTTTCTGAGCGAGAACGGGCGGTTTCTGGCCAGCGTGCGCGGGCCGGTGTCGGGCAATG
This window harbors:
- the cas4 gene encoding CRISPR-associated protein Cas4 — protein: MYPEADLLPISALQHLAFCPRQCALIHLEQAWDENLYTVRGRLLHERVDTPGMERRRGVPTEFGLPLRSLALGLAGRADAVEFTAAGPCPVEYKLGRPKKHDADRVQLCAQALCIEEMTGRPVPVGALFYATTRRREEVALDEALRGRVRELALALHALLDAGITPLPEFGPRCRLCSMDNLCRARTLGRGPRSVARYLALARRDEPPGDEQAGGESPGPPSPDPARRTGPGHKTQEG